The Raphanus sativus cultivar WK10039 unplaced genomic scaffold, ASM80110v3 Scaffold0083, whole genome shotgun sequence genome contains the following window.
TCCTTCGTTTTCTTGAAGGATACTGTTGGTGACAGAACAGAGTCCGTCAAAAGGGTTTGTGTTGGATCCGGGTCATTAGATATCTTCTTGTTCTCGTGATCCAACACGGGTTCCCAAGCTATGGGAACTTGGAGGAGCTTTGTGGGGATCACTTTGGATCTTGGAGGAGACTCTATCTTGTGGAGAGGTTCTTGTTGAGCAGATGGACAGAGGAAGTAGTCCATAACCATGTCTCCATGATGATCCTCGTCGTGATCAAGATCCTTGAAGCTGTTCTTGGGACTGGGGAGTAACTCCCATTCCTCAAGATCCATCTCTTCTTGAGCCGATCTCATTGGAGCCTCGGTCAGAATTTGAGAAAGTGAGATCTTTTGAATTATTGGGAGCCAAGTGGGGTTTGTGTATCCTCTCTACCATGTGAAGTGGGTATAAGATCATTATTATAGAAGAGAGGATAGAAGATTCAAAGAATGTTTGGATTAATCATAATTGAATAATGCTTTCAATAAAAAATGACTTAAGATTTgagactttttaaatttttactttttcttcttgGATTGTTTACAAATACACACAAGATGCTTGGAAAAAGCTAATTGAAACGCGTATGATAGTATTATTAATAAGCTCATAAATttgggaagaaaaaaaatatcatgtatATAGATAGACATGGATTGATATCAGTTGAAGTTGACACAGATATACTTGTACAGAACATgtaaatgaatttatttttgaatttattcaTTTTTGAAAGTGAGGTAGAGCTTATCTAACGCAATGAAGTGATATCAAAAGAAGAAGTGGTCCTCTTGGGACCCGTTTCAAGAACTATTGATTGCCTTCGTTGACAAGGTCCTTTTAGTACTTCCACCATGATCAAGTCCTCTTcgatattttagaattttttataaCCCAACCCTAGATAAATTCAAACTATCGTTTTGGTGACTGTATTTTCGGTTAGAAATCAATcgatttctatatttttagtAACAAGTTTGAAGTTGTTGTTTCGTTGTTAAAAGTTTTTTATGTTGTTAATATTAGCTTATtcaaacaaaatgaaataaaaacttGAGTCGGTTACATATGTATTTACTTATACTTAGCTAAAcgataattaagttttggataAGGTTTAGCTTTATTGATGATATCCATGTTTGTAATAAGGCTGTAAGGGGATTACGATGAATCTTTAGATCTAAATGTCACTAGTACTAAAAGAATGGAGAATTACATAGTTTGATGTTACATACGTTTCTGCTTTGTAACATTCATAAAATGCTATGTATGGGAGCCAAACCGCAGATACTCAACTATAGCTCTTGCTGCAGAGGAACGAGATGGTGATGAATCTACATTCCCCCACTCTCTTGTCAACACTTAAGCTCATATTTTCGGTTAATATATGGAATGATACATCAGGCACTAATGAATAGCTCATTATATGGAATGATATATCAGGGCACTAATACATCTGTTACATAGCTCATTATATCTAGTCTTTTAAGTTCCAAAACTCATGAATCTCCACTtgtaagaaaaaggaaaataataagagATCAATGTAGAAAGGTAAGAAAAAAGGCAGCAATTGAGCTGGATCACACTCTCAAAGGCAATACAAAAACATTACAACTCAAAGTAACCCTGAGGATTAAGACGAATTTTAGCCAAATTATTCAGTAAAAGAAATGAGGTCAAAAACAGACATCTCAACActtttataaaaccaaaaagagagaaagatattCACAAACGTAAGCCAAGCTGTTCCTGGATTTACATGCTTTTGATGCATACAAACTAAACTCAAAAGTCCCACAAACCTTTCATTAGAGGGAACTCTAAGAACTCCAGAACACACACTCAAGGGGATTTGTCTTTTCACCCTTAGGGATCAAGAGGACTGGTTTGATGAAGTTTGGCCTAGAGAGACAGATGCTAGCGATGAAGCCCAAGCTCGAGCGTTCTTTGCCCTTTCATGGAAGCTCCTTGTTTTGACGAGCGTTAGTTTCAACCACAGCCTCCTCACATCTACCATGTGAATAGCACGGCTGAACACTTGGCTTACCTCTCCAAATCTTTCCAGGTTCAGATTGGGAACATAAGAAGCCCACAACGCTTTCAAACGAGGTTCTGCCATGGGAAAGACATGGATTGCAATTTGTACACAGATAAACAGCAGACTTAGCACCAAGAATGGATCTTGTTTGTATACTTCACTAATAGAAGTCCCTTTGCGTAACCATGTGATCAGGTTACCATCTCTAGCGTCTAAGCTGGTTGTTGCTTCCGCTTCAGCCACATACTGGACAGGTTTgagacctgaaaaaaaaaacaaaagaataatcagttattattgattaattttttttttcaaattgaaaCGTGCAATAGGCTATAGCGAATCACCTGTTGATTCCTCATAAAACTCAATCAGGGATGTAAGATCCTTTCTACCATGGTACCGCGCTTTTGAAGATTGATTAACCATCAGGATTGAAGGTAGGCTATGGATACCATACCTTGAAAAGACACTGCaacaaatcaataaataaaatcatttagtaAGACAAAAACGAAAAAATGGCCAACCACACTAATGAGACAATCACACAAAAAATGATGAATTAACTAACCTAGTATATAAATCAAATGAACTTTTGTAAATAAAATGTAAGATGTTAtttccaatattttttttaatgtgagCTATTTAATCCACTTCCTAGCTATATACTAAATAACATGGAAATAGACTATCTAGTCTTTCAAGAAAGATTAATAAGTAGGTTTCTTACGATGGTAGTGCTTGAGAATGCTCCACAGCTAGGTGTTGTATCTGAGGGAACATGGAACTCAACATATCAAACTTAGGGCGCAGAGCACGTGAGAAGGGGCACCAGGAAGCATAGAAGAGCACAGACACATAAGCATTTCCATCATGATTCAAAGCCATTAACCTGTCCAGTGAGTCTCCATCTACCTGCACATTGCAAAATTTATACACTGCTTTAGttacaaattacaaataaaagCTTCAAAATCCAATTTTATCGCTTAAGAcacctattttaaaaatttgttaaatgATCTCTGCAGACACTAGACAGAGCTACTACACAACAACCAAACATAATTAATCACATGTCTTAAGTAAATTTCAAAAGTAATGGACTAATAATTTGAATTTAACACTAATAACACaaacttaaaaaagaaaaaaaaaagaggattaTCAAAAAAGATCTAATTGTTCGTAATTCAATTATTAATTCCGAAATAAATCATTTGGTGATCACCTAACGCATAAAAGCAAACGTGACGAAAGCTTAAAGATTGAATTGGCGTACACGCATtcaaacaaaaccctaaagGAGAGAGAGACTGACCTCGATAGGAGGAGTTGGATACATAGAAGGAGGGCACTTGGAGtctaaatcaaaccggaacagCTCGAATTCGTGATTGCAAACCGACGGCGATGATGAAGCGAACCCAGAAGGGAAGCATGATGAGACAGCTATGATGAGGAGAAGAAACGGAACACGAGAATCCATGGCGGAGGGTGATTCGAGGAGGAAGAAAAGGTTGAATCGAACAGAATGGTttataaaagataatgaaattgGTGAAGAAACAAAACCTAATGTCTCAACGAATTGGGGCAAATCCCGGATCTTTTCTATACCTTTTGTCTTTTTCCccaattttaattaatttttcatattaGGACAAGATATAATCTAGTGGGACCCacctctgtctctctctccaaGTGTTGCGATTTGGGTTTAAAAGAACATACGGGCctctcaaaacatcaaaagcCTTATTTCAGCCCAAAACGGCTCAATATAGTCCACTGGTCAAATACAAGTCAACGATATTCTTCAGATTTGTTCATGTTATATTGTAAATTAATACAACTTTTAATAATGTGCGAATTGCGATCATTTTGGGTCGAAAACATGCTAGGGATTCTGTTCAATGTATGCAAACAactaagttttttatttattttatctgtGAATACATATGCCTTATGTTGTTTTAGCATATACAAAAACATCGAATGGTACAAATTATTTTACACCTAGGTGTGTCGCATTTAAATCTAAACTTTTGTGGAGCTTCTTCGGGTGAAGAACCTTCACGATGCAACAAAACGTAAGGAGCTTCTTCTGACGCTA
Protein-coding sequences here:
- the LOC108809086 gene encoding 5'-adenylylsulfate reductase-like 5; this translates as MDSRVPFLLLIIAVSSCFPSGFASSSPSVCNHEFELFRFDLDSKCPPSMYPTPPIEVDGDSLDRLMALNHDGNAYVSVLFYASWCPFSRALRPKFDMLSSMFPQIQHLAVEHSQALPSVFSRYGIHSLPSILMVNQSSKARYHGRKDLTSLIEFYEESTGLKPVQYVAEAEATTSLDARDGNLITWLRKGTSISEVYKQDPFLVLSLLFICVQIAIHVFPMAEPRLKALWASYVPNLNLERFGEVSQVFSRAIHMVDVRRLWLKLTLVKTRSFHERAKNARAWASSLASVSLGQTSSNQSS